AAGAAATCGCAGAAACAAAAATGCCTGACCTAAACGCAGCTGACGTAGAAGCGGCTATGCGTATGGTTGAAGGTACAGCCCGAAGCATGGGGATTGTTATTGAAGACTAAGTGACTCGTGCAGGTAGATGGAGGTTGCGAGAAAGGGCTTAGGTCCTGCCTGTAATCAGGTGTCGCAACCTTTATTAGTGGGAGGTTTAACCGATAAAACCACAATTAAGGAGGAAACAACATTGGCTAGAAAAGGTAAAAAGTATCAAGATGCACTGAAACTCGTAGATCGTGAAAAAGTGTATAGTGTTAAAGAAGCGATAGAACTAGTTAAAAAAACAGCAACAGCAAATTTTGACGAAACTGTTGAACTGGCTGCACGATTAGGTGTAGATCCTAAGAAAGCTGACCAGCAGATTCGAGGAGCTGTCGTATTGCCTAACGGAACAGGAAAGACACAAAGTGTTCTTGTTTTCGCTAAAGGTGATAAAGCGAAAGAAGCAGAAGCAGCAGGCGCAGATTTTGTTGGAGATGAAGACCTCATTAACAAAGTAAACCAAGGATGGTTAGACTTTGATGTCGTCGTTGCAACTCCTGACATGATGGCTCAAGTTGGTAAACTAGGGCGCGTTTTAGGACCTAAAGGACTAATGCCTAACCCTAAAACGGGGACAGTAACATTTGACGTGGAAAAAGCGGTTAATGAAATCAAAGCGGGTAAAGTAGAGTACCGCGTTGAAAAAGCCGGTAACATTCACGTTCCTATTGGAAAAGTCTCTTTTGGCGATGATCAACTTGTAGAAAACTTTAAAACAATGATTGATACTTTGTTGAAAGCTAAGCCAGCAGCTTCAAAAGGAACTTACCTTCGTAACGTTTCTTTATCAGCTACAATGGGCCCTGGTGTTAAAATAAATATATCTGAATTCAAACTGTAGTTGACTTCCCTTTAACAGGGGGTTATACTGATGATTGTGAATTTAATTGATCATGCCGTAGACAGCAGGGGCACGCAGTGCTTAATATCCTGCCGAGGTTTGTAGCATCGACGTCCTATGACTCGTTATAGGGAATTGATTATACTGCCTCCATGTCTGCGCATGGGGGCTTTTATATTGCTCGCAAGCGGTGTGTGACCAGTCTTTATTGGGAGGTGTCAAAATGAGCGCAATAATCGAAAAGAAAAGCCAACTCGTTGATGAAATTACAACGAAACTAAAGGAAAGCCAAGCGACAATCGTTGTTGATTATCGTGGTTTAGATGTTGCTGAAGTGACTGAACTTCGTAAGCAGCTTCGTGAAGCGAACGTAGACTTCAAAGTTTACAAAAACTCGATGGTGCGTCGTGCTACAGCAAATGCGGAACTAACAGAACTTGATGAGCATCTAGTAGGACCAACAGCTATTGCATTTAGTAACGATGATGTGATTGCACCTGCTAAAATTCTTAACGGCTTTGCAAAAGAACATGAAGCATTAGAACTTAAAGCAGGTATTATCGAAGGAAAAGTGACATCCTTAGACGAAATTAAAGCTCTTGCGGAACTTCCATCCCGCGACGGTTTGTTGTCTATGCTTCTCAATGTTATGCAAGCGCCAATCCGCAACTTTGCATTGGCAACAAAAGCTGTTGCAGAACAAAAAGAAGAACAAGGTGCATAATCTCACCTTTACGAATCGGTGCCTAACGGCATAATACTTTTTAAACAGGAGGAATATAATCATGACTAAGCAAGAAATGATCGATGCGATTAAAGAAATGTCAGTTTTAGAACTAAATGATTTAGTAAAAGCTATTGAGGAAGAATTCGGCGTTACTGCTGCAGCTCCAGTTGCAGTTGCAGGTGGCGGTGGCGGTGCTGCTGCTGAAGAACAAAGCGAATTTGATGTTGTTCTTACAGATGCTGGTTCATCTAAAATTGGTGTTATCAAAGTGGTTCGTGAAATCACTGGACTTGGCCTTAAAGATGCGAAAGCACTTGTTGATGGTGCTCCTGCGCCAATCAAAGAAGGCGTTGAAAAAGCTGAAGCTGAAGAAATTAAAGGTAAGCTTGAAGAAGCAGGCGCTTCTATCGAACTTAAGTAATAGTCAGATCATCGAGACCCGCTTTGCGTTGTACAAAGCGGGTTTTGGTATCTAATTGAGAGGCTAGTAGTAAAAGGGGTGAATGTCTAGGGTGTTTAACTTCTCGTACTATTATCCATAATGGAGGAAGACATATCTAGGTGCAATAATGGCTTAATTCCCACTTGCCAAAAACGAGGGAGTGTCTTTTATGGCTAACCATTATTTTTCTGAACAACCGGAAACTAAAAGTGAACGTAAAACGATAAAAGAAGTTATTAGAGGGAAATCTTATCATTTTCATGTGGATCGTGGCGTTTTTTCTAAAGGTGGTCTTGATTTTGGATCTCGACTTCTTATTGAAGCGTTCGAGCTGCCTTTGGTAGAGGGGCCTTTAGCTGATGTTGGGTGTGGTTGGGGGCCGATTGGCTTAACGGTAGCTTCAACTCATCCAAATACTCAGATTTATATGGTGGATATTAATGAGCGTTCCGTGCAACTGGCAAAAGAAAATGCCACATTAAATCGTGTCCCAAATGTAACAGTTAAGCAAAACAACTTACTCGATGGGTTTGGTGATCATTTTTTTTCAGCTGTTCTTACTAACCCTCCTATTCGAGCGGGGAAAGATGTGATTTTTAGCATCTATGAACAAGCGAAAAGAATGTTAAAAATTAATGGGGACATTTGGGTGGTTATTCAGAAGAAACAGGGAGCGGCTTCCACGCTAAAAAAACTCGAGGAGTTAGGGTTTGAAGTTAAGCTAGAAGTGAAATCAAAGGGATATTTTGTCTTCCGAGGAAAAAATAATTGACCCGCTCTTACTGGTGTGTTAATATTGTTTAATGCGTATGAACATGAATGATAATAGGCGATGTCTGCTCTGTTATCGAAGGATGAACGATTTACCTTGATTTTTCAATGGACGTGTAGATTTGAATAAGTGTAATGTTTAAAAAAAGGGTGGTTTGGACAAACTATGAACGTCTTTTATGTATTATAGGTAGAAGACCTTAGAACCCTTTTTTTTCTTTATTTCACTTTTATAAGTTATCAAGTTATTATTTTAAAGGATGAAGAGGCTGATTATTGCGAAGAGAGGTGTGTCGCTTTTAAAAGTGGTTAGCTGTGTTGCAAACGTTTCTTTGCGTCTGCGGCTCTTAAGGCGCCCTTTTCATAGAAAGCCCACATTTATGTGAAGAGAGTATACATCACCTATTATGTATGTGGCTCAACAGTAAACGTAAACGCCCTTTTTTCAATGTATGAACGTGGTTGGTTTATAAGAAAACTCAACACTTCTTTTTCTCGTACATTAAAATATAACTTAGAAGTAACTTTCTACAACGTTTCTATGAAATCCTTTTTTTCCTTTATGATTTTTAAAAGTTGTTAATGGGAAGACTTTCGTCCTAAGGAGTAGGCAGGGAAGTGAGTTTTCTAACTATGTACGCTGTTATTATGTATCTGTCAAAGGATGTTTGCATTGACTCCATGCAGTCCTTTTGATGATAAAAACGTTAGGTTTGAGGGGTGAATGAGTTGACAGGTCAACTAGTTCAGTATGGACGGCACCGCGAGAGAAGAAGCTATGCAAGGATTAATGAAGTTTTGGATCTTCCAAACTTAATAGAGATCCAGACTGCTTCTTATCAATGGTTTCTTGATGAGGGTATTCGCGAGATGTTTCAGGACATCTCACCAATCGAGGATTTTACAGGTAATTTAGTGCTTGAGTTTATTGACTATAGCTTAGGTGAACCAAAATATCCTGTAGATGAATCAAAAGAACGTGACGTGACATATTCTGCACCACTTCGCGTCAAAGTCCGCCTGATTAACAAAGAAACAGGCGAGGTTAAAGAGCAGGAAGTATTTATGGGAGATTTTCCTCTCATGACAGACACTGGTACATTCGTTATTAATGGAGCGGAACGAGTTATTGTATCACAACTCGTACGATCACCAAGTGTATACTTTAGTCAAAAAATGGACAAAAACGGCAAGCGTGGCTTCACTACGACGGTTATTCCGAATCGTGGTGCGTGGCTTGAACTGGAAACTGATGCGAAAGACGTTGTGTATGTCAGAATTGACCGCACACGTAAAATTCCTGCAACAGTTCTCTTAAGAGCGCTTGGATTTGGCACTGATCAAGAGATCATTGATTTAATAGGAGAAGATGAGTACTTACGTAATACATTAGAAAAAGATAATACGGACAGCTCGGAAAAAGCACTTCTAGAAATTTACGAGCGACTTCGTCCTGGTGAGCCGCCAACAGTGGACAGTGCAAAAAGCTTGTTAGAATCGCGCTTCTTTGATCCGAAGCGATACGATTTAGCAAATGTTGGGCGCTATAAAATGAATAAAAAGCTTCATATTAAAAACCGTTTATTTAATCAGCGCTTGGCTGAGACACTCGTGGATCCAGATACAGGTGAAATTCTAGCTGAAGAAGGCTCTCTTATCGACCGTCGGGTGCTAGATAAACTAATTCCTTACCTTGAAAATAATGTTGGCTTCCGCCGCATTAACCTTCAAGGCGGTGTCATTGATGATGAAGACGTAGATATTCAATCAGTCATGATATATTCTCAAAAAGCAGGCGAAGAAGATCTTCCGATTAAGGTAATTGCAAACGGTGAGATCGATTCATCGGTTAAGCATATTACACCGGCAGATATCATTTCATCTATCAGTTATTTCTTCAACCTACTCCATGGTGTAGGAAATACTGATGATATTGACCATTTAGGTAACCGCCGTCTTAGATCTGTTGGAGAGCTCTTGCAGAACCAATTTAGAATTGGCCTTTCACGAATGGAAAGAGTCGTCCGGGAACGAATGTCCATTCAAGATGCTAATATGATTACGCCACAGGCATTAATCAACATTCGTCCAGTTATTGCATCGATTAAAGAGTTCTTTGGTAGCTCTCAGCTCTCACAGTTCATGGATCAAACGAACCCGCTTGCAGAATTAACCCATAAGCGTCGTTTATCAGCCCTTGGACCGGGTGGTCTGACACGTGAACGCGCTGGGTTTGAAGTGCGAGATGTTCACTACTCTCACTATGGACGTATGTGTCCAATTGAGACACCTGAGGGACCAAACATCGGATTAATTAACTCGTTGTCCAGTTTTGCGAAGGTCAATCAATTTGGTTTTATTGAAACACCGTATCGAAAAGTGGATCATGAATCAGGGATTGTGTCTGAGCAAGTAGATTACTTAACTGCTGATGAAGAGGATAACTATGTAGTGGCCCAGGCGAATGCGAAACTCGATGAGAATGGCGCATTTACGGATGAGGATATCATCTGCCGCTTCCGTGGAGAAAACATTATTGTTCCTCGTGATCGTGTTGACTACATGGATGTCTCACCTAAACAAGTAGTATCAGCTGCTACAGCATGTATTCCTTTCTTAGAAAACGACGACTCTAACCGTGCACTTATGGGTGCGAACATGCAACGTCAAGCTGTACCTTTGTTAGAACCGCGATCTCCGCTTGTAGGAACAGGGATGGAATATGTCTCTGCAAAGGATTCAGGTGCAGCCGTTGTGTCTAAAACAAAAGGTCGAGTTGAACGAGTTTCAGCTAATTATGTGGATATTCGTATTATTGAAGAGGTTGATGGTAAAGAAGTAGAAGGAAACATTCAGCGTTATAATCTGATGAAGTTTGAACGTTCTAACCAAGGGACTTGCTACAACCAACGGCCGATTGTAAGCGAAGGTATGATCGTTGAGAAGGGTGAAATTCTAGCCGATGGTTCATCAATGGAAAAAGGTGAGATGGCCCTTGGACAAAACGTCCTTGTTGGTTTTATGACATGGGATGGCTACAACTACGAAGATGCCATTATTTTAAGCGAGCGTCTCGTAAAAGATGATGTTTATACATCTATTCATATTGAAGAATATGAGTCTGAGTCTCGTGACACGAAGCTCGGTCCTGAAGAAATTACCCGTGACATCCCTAATGTTGGGGAAGATGCTTTGAAAAATCTCGATGAACGAGGAATTATCCGCGTTGGGGCTGAAGTAAAAGACGGTGATATTCTCGTTGGTAAAGTGACACCAAAAGGGGTCACAGAATTGACAGCAGAGGAGCGCCTCTTACACGCTATTTTCGGTGAAAAAGCAAGAGAAGTTCGTGATACGTCGCTACGTGCGCCACATGGAGGAGACGGAATCGTCCTTGATGTTAAAGTATTCAACCGTGAAGATGGCGATGAGTTACCACCAGGTGTGAACCAGCTTGTACGTGTTTATATCGTTCAAAAGCGTAAAATTCATGAAGGCGACAAAATGGCTGGTCGTCACGGGAATAAAGGTGTTATTTCGCGTATTCTTCCGGAAGAAGACATGCCATACTTGCCAGATGGCACGCCGATTGACATTATGCTTAACCCATTAGGGGTACCATCGCGTATGAACATTGGCCAGGTGCTTGAACTGCATATGGGAATGGCCGCAAGACAGTTAGGCATTCACATTGCGACGCCGGTATTTGACGGTGCTCGTGAAGAAGATGTATGGAGCACGATTGAAGAGTCTGGTATGGCAAGAGATGGTAAAACGGTGCTATATGACGGACGTTCAGGGGAACCTTTTGATAACCGTGTATCAGTCGGTGTGATGTACATGATTAAACTAGCACACATGGTTGATGATAAATTACACGCTCGTTCAACAGGCCCATACTCTCTTGTGACCCAGCAACCACTTGGTGGTAAAGCCCAATTTGGTGGTCAGCGTTTCGGTGAAATGGAAGTTTGGGCGCTCGAAGCTTATGGAGCCGCTTATACGCTTCAGGAAATCCTCACTGTGAAATCCGATGATACAATCGGTCGTGTGAAAACATATGAAGCGATTGTAAAAGGTGAGAATGTTCCAGAACCGGGAGTTCCTGAATCCTTTAAAGTATTAATTAAAGAGCTTCAAAGCCTCGGAATGGACGTTAAAATGCTTTCGAGCAATGATGAAGAGATTGAAATGCTTGAAATTGACGAAGAAGATGAGCAATCCAATGACAAGCTGAACTTAAATCTAGAGTCCAGCGGCGAGTCGAACGCGTAACGGGAGATCTTGAATGTTGAAAGGGAGGTTAGCCCCTTGATAGATGTGAATAATTTTGAGTATATGAAAATCGGCCTGGCATCCTCTGATAAAATCAGATCTTGGTCCAGGGGAGAAGTTAAAAAACCAGAAACGATTAACTATCGTACGTTAAAACCTGAAAAAGACGGTCTTTTCTGCGAACGTATTTTTGGCCCTACTAAGGACTGGGAATGCCATTGTGGGAAATATAAACGTGTCCGTTACAAAGGCGTTGTATGTGATCGTTGTGGCGTAGAAGTCACAAGAGCTAAAGTCCGTCGTGAGCGCATGGGGCATATTGAACTGGCTGCCCCTGTTTCTCACATCTGGTATTTTAAAGGTATTCCTAGCCGAATGGGACTTGTGTTAGATATGTCACCAAGGTCCCTTGAAGAAGTGATTTATTTTGCTTCTTATGTTGTGACAGAGCCAGGCGATACACCGTTGGAACTGAAACAACTTTTATCGGAAAAAGAATATCGCAACTATATTGATAAGTACGGTCGCTCCTTCACAGCCCAAATGGGTGCTGAAGCTATCCGCAAATTGCTAGAGGATATTGACCTTGATAAAGAAGCCAACCTTCTTAAAGAAGAGTTGGAAACTGCACAAGGACAGCGACGAACAAGAGCAATTAAACGACTTGAAGTGTTAGAAGCATTCCGTCACTCTGGGAATAACCCGTCTTGGATGGTATTAGATGTTCTACCAGTTATCCCGCCGGAGTTAAGACCGATGGTTCAATTGGATGGAGGACGCTTTGCGACTTCTGACTTAAACGATTTATATCGTCGTGTTATTAACCGTAACAATCGCTTGAAGCGTTTGTTAGACTTAGGTGCACCAAATATTATTGTTCAAAACGAAAAACGTATGCTCCAAGAAGCTGTAGATGCGCTCATTGATAACGGACGTCGTGGCCGACCGGTGACAGGACCAGGTAACCGCCCGCTCAAATCGTTATCACATATGTTGAAAGGTAAACAAGGACGTTTCCGTCAAAACTTACTCGGTAAACGGGTTGACTATTCAGGTCGTTCTGTTATCGTGGTAGGCCCTCACTTAAAAATGTATCAATGTGGCTTGCCGAAAGAAATGGCTCTCGAGCTATTTAAACCATTTGTTATGAAAGAACTCGTAAGCAAAGGGCTTGCACACAACATTAAAAGTGCCAAGCGAAAAGTGGAGCGTGTCCATCCAGAGGTATGGGATGTTTTAGAAGAAGTGATTAGAGAGCACCCTGTTTTGCTTAACCGTGCACCTACCTTGCACAGACTTGGGATTCAAGCCTTTGAACCGATCCTTGTAGAAGGGCGTGCTATTAAGCTTCATCCCCTCGTTTGTACAGCTTATAACGCCGACTTCGATGGTGACCAAATGGCTGTACACGTACCGTTATCTGCAGAAGCACAAGCAGAGTCCCGCTTGCTTATGCTTGCGGCACAGAACATCTTGAATCCTAAAGATGGAAAGCCTGTTGTAACACCTTCACAGGATATGGTTTTAGGTAACTATTACCTGACGTTGGAACGCAAAGGTGCGATAGGTGAAGGTAATGTTTACGAAGGGCCGGACGAAGCTGTTACAGCTTACCAAAATGGTTATGTTCACCTTCATACACGAATTGCTGTTCCGGTGAAATCATTAAATAAATCAAACTTCAAAGCAAAATTTGAAGATCATTTAATACTCACTTCCGTAGGTAAAATTATTTTCAACGAAATTTTACCGGATTCGTTCCCTTATATGAATGAACCAACGGCTACTAACTTAGAAGTTGAAACACCTGATCAATACTTTGTGCCGATGGGAACGAATATTAAAGAAGAATTTGCCCAAAGGGAACTAGTCCTTCCATTTAAAAAAGGGTTCTTAGGAGACATTATCGCCGAAGTATTTAAAAAGTTCAAAATCTCCGAAACATCTATCATGCTTGATAAGATGAAGGATTTAGGTTTCTATCACTCCACGAAAGCGGGTATTACAATCGGAGTATCTGACATCGTGGTGTTAAAAGATAAGCAAGATATTCTAGATAGTGCTGAGGAAAAAGTTCAACGGGTTATGAAGCAATTCCGCCGAGGGCTCATTACGGAAGACGAGCGCTATGACAAAGTCATTGAAATTTGGAGTAGAGCGAAAGATGTCATTCAAGATAAACTTCTAGGAACTTTAGATAAAACGAACCCGATCTTTATGATGAGTGATTCAGGAGCTCGTGGTAACGCCTCTAACTTTACGCAACTCGCTGGGATGCGTGGACTTATGGCTAACCCATCCGGACGTATTATCGAACTTCCGATCAAATCCAGTTTCCGTGAAGGCTTAACTGTCCTTGAATACTTTATTTCAACACACGGTGCCCGAAAAGGTCTTGCTGATACAGCCCTAAAAACAGCGGACTCTGGTTACTTGACACGTCGTCTTGTTGATGTTGCTCAAGATGTTATCGTTCGAGAAGATGATTGTGGGACAGATCGTGGCCTAAAAGTTAAAGCGATTAAAGAAGGTAACGAAGTCATCGAAAGCCTTTATGATCGTCTCGTCGGACGTGTCTCTTTCCAACGCATTTATCATCCGGAAACGAATGATATCCTTGCAGAGCGTAACCAGAACATCACTGAGGATATGGCTAAGGTTATTGAAGATGCTGGTATTGAAATAGTCTACATCCGTTCTGCCTTTACATGTGATACTAAGCATGGTGTATGTAAAAAATGTTACGGTCGAAACCTTGCCACAGGATCTGATGTTGAAGTGGGTGAAGCGGTTGGTATTATTGCCGCGCAATCCATCGGTGAACCAGGTACTCAGTTAACGATGCGTACATTCCATACAGGCGGGGTAGCCGGGGACGATATTACCCAAGGTTTACCGAGGATTCAGGAAGTATTTGAAGCCAGAAATCCTAAAGGACAGGCGCTGATCTCTGAAATTGAAGGTAAAATCACCGACATTAAAGATGCTAACGAGAAGAAAGAAATTATTGTCCAAGGGGCAATTGAAACCCGTAGCTATACGACCATGTATGGAGCAAGACTGAAAGTAAACATAGGCGACGAAGTAAAGCCGGGGCAAGAACTGACTGAAGGTTCTATCGATCCAAAAGAACTCCTCATTGTATCTGGGGTTCATGGTGTTCAAGAATACCTTCTCCGTGAAGTCCAAAAAGTTTACCGGATGCAAGGGGTTGAAATTGGTGACAAGCACGTCGAAGTGATGGTGCGTCAAATGTTGAGGAAAATTCGTGTTATTGACGCCGGAGATACAGATGTGCTACCAGGCTCACTTGTGGAAATTCACCAATTCAATGATGCCAATAGAGAGATCCTTTTACGGAATGGTCGTCCTGCTTCTGGTCGTCCGGTTCTACTTGGAATTACAAAGGCATCGCTTGAAACCGATTCGTTCTTGTCTGCGGCCTCTTTCCAGGAAACAACGAGAGTATTAACGGATGCGGCGATCAAAGGAAAACGTGATGAACTTGTAGGTCTAAAAGAAAATGTTATTATCGGAAAACTCGTTCCTGCTGGTACTGGTATGCAACGCTATCGGCAAATGGCAGCAGCTGACACGGACACCGTAAACAAAGAAGACGGGAAAAAAATGACTACTGCCAAAGAGTAATTAAAATAAGTGTTGACATGGAAAAACCATGGTGGTACTATATCTAAGTGTGCCAAATACCTGATACTTTGGAGGATAACAACACATGTCTTATGATAAAGTAGCCCAGGCAGCCAATAAAGTCGTCGGCACGAAGCAGACATTGAAGGCACTGGAAAATGAGCAGGTCAAAGAGCTAATTGTTGCAGATGACGCAGATCGTCATGTCTTAACAAAGGTGATGGTTCTGGCCGAAGACAAAGGCGTTGCCATTCACACCGTCGATTCTATGAAGAAGCTTGGTAAAGCCTGTGGTATCGATGTGAATGCAGCTATTGTAGCAATTAAAAAGTAAAAAAAGTTTTTGCCGGCGGCAACGCTGTCGGTGAAAACTTTCCTTTTACCCATTAGTGAACCACCTGGACCAGTGGGCTTGCATTTAATATAGAAAGGAGGAAGAAATATGCCTACAATTAACCAATTAGTGCGTAAGGGTCGTCAATCAAAAGGCCAAAAATCCGACTCTCCAGCTTTGAATAAAGGTTATAACAGCTTTAAAAAAGTACAAACAGATGAAGATTCTCCACAAAAACGTGGTGTTTGTACGCGTGTAGGTACGATGACACCGAAGAAGCCGAACTCAGCGCTTCGTAAATATGCTCGTGTGCGATTAACTAACCAAATCGAGGTCACAGCGTATATTCCAGGAATCGGACACAACCTTCAAGAACACAGCGTTGTTCTTATCCGTGGTGGACGAGTAAAGGATTTACCGGGGGTACGTTACCACATCGTGCGTGGCGCCCTTGATACAGCGGGTGTAGAAAACCGTATGCAAGGCCGTTCTAAGTATGGAACTAAGAAGCCTAAAAAATAAGGATTAAAATCTGTTAGTATAATTGAAAGGAGGGACTTCAATGCCTCGTAAAGGACCTGTACCTCGTAGAGACGTGCTTGCTGATCCAATTTACCATTCAAAACTAGTAACACGTTTAATCAACCGCATCATGGTTGATGGAAAAAGAGGTAAAGCACAAACTATTCTTTATAAAGCATTTGATCTTGTCCGTGAACGTAGCGGTAATGACCCGCAAGAAGTTTTCGAACAAGCTTTGAAAAATATCATGCCAGTACTTGAAGTTAAAGCACGCCGTGTAGGGGGGGCTAACTATCAAGTGCCGATCGAAGTAAAACCTGAGCGTCGTACGACATTAGGACTTCGTTGGCTCGTAAGCTATGCTCGTCTTCGTGGTGAAAAAACGATGGAAGAGCGTTTAGCTAACGAAATTTTAGATGCTGCCAATAACACTGGTGCGGCTGTTAAAAAGCGTGAAGATACGCATAAAATGGCTGAAGCTAATAAAGCGTTCGCACACTATCGCTGGTAGGATATACAAAGTAATAAAAATAGAATCTCAACTAAAGGGCTCAGTTCATCGGGTATATATTCCCTTTGAATTGACGACCCTTTAATACAATTAAACATCTTGAGAAAAAGGAAGGAGAAATTGACCAATGGCAAGAGAGTTCTCCTTAGAAAAGACACGTAATATCGGGATTATGGCTCACATTGATGCCGGTAA
The Salipaludibacillus sp. LMS25 DNA segment above includes these coding regions:
- the rpsL gene encoding 30S ribosomal protein S12 translates to MPTINQLVRKGRQSKGQKSDSPALNKGYNSFKKVQTDEDSPQKRGVCTRVGTMTPKKPNSALRKYARVRLTNQIEVTAYIPGIGHNLQEHSVVLIRGGRVKDLPGVRYHIVRGALDTAGVENRMQGRSKYGTKKPKK
- the rpsG gene encoding 30S ribosomal protein S7, which produces MPRKGPVPRRDVLADPIYHSKLVTRLINRIMVDGKRGKAQTILYKAFDLVRERSGNDPQEVFEQALKNIMPVLEVKARRVGGANYQVPIEVKPERRTTLGLRWLVSYARLRGEKTMEERLANEILDAANNTGAAVKKREDTHKMAEANKAFAHYRW